In one window of Methanolobus mangrovi DNA:
- a CDS encoding basic amino acid ABC transporter substrate-binding protein, whose product MKKSLSFLLMGILIIGFVAVSGCADRTDEAAAEEIVDAVPVYIVGTEPYFPPFEYADENNSNEIIGFDVDLINAIAEDQGFEIEWKDLEFDALIPALQSGQIDMIVSGMTITEEREESVDFSEPYINAGLSLAVAADNEEIKSLDDVRGKVAVVQQGSTGAMKADELKSEGIIEEVIYLAHVSDIVMNIHSGRADFMINDLPVTKSYMVQNPGVIKIVDDDIQSDSYGFAVKNGNTELLNMLNAGLVNVQADGTYDEIMGKYF is encoded by the coding sequence GTGAAAAAATCATTGAGTTTTTTACTTATGGGAATATTGATTATTGGATTTGTTGCTGTTTCGGGGTGTGCTGATCGCACAGATGAAGCTGCAGCAGAAGAAATCGTGGACGCAGTGCCAGTATATATTGTAGGGACAGAACCTTATTTCCCACCTTTTGAATATGCAGATGAGAATAACAGTAATGAGATCATAGGTTTTGATGTGGACCTTATAAATGCAATTGCAGAAGACCAGGGTTTTGAAATTGAATGGAAAGACCTGGAATTTGATGCACTTATACCTGCATTACAGTCCGGTCAGATCGATATGATCGTTTCCGGTATGACAATTACTGAGGAGAGGGAAGAGTCCGTTGACTTCAGTGAACCATATATTAATGCAGGTCTTTCACTTGCTGTAGCTGCTGATAACGAGGAGATCAAGAGTCTGGATGATGTTCGGGGTAAGGTTGCTGTGGTCCAGCAAGGTTCCACAGGAGCTATGAAGGCTGATGAACTCAAATCAGAAGGCATAATCGAAGAAGTGATCTATCTTGCACACGTCAGTGACATTGTTATGAATATCCATAGCGGACGTGCAGATTTCATGATAAATGACCTGCCGGTTACAAAATCCTACATGGTCCAGAATCCGGGTGTAATAAAGATAGTCGATGACGATATACAGAGTGATTCCTATGGTTTTGCAGTAAAGAACGGAAATACTGAGCTTCTTAATATGCTCAACGCAGGTCTTGTCAATGTTCAGGCAGATGGGACATACGACGAGATTATGGGGAAATATTTCTAA
- a CDS encoding amino acid ABC transporter permease, whose amino-acid sequence MSLLSSYLEHIIKVLPDLVTGSMITIEITSFSLFFGMILGTISGLGKLSRKKMFKYPSIVYIDFIRGTPLLVQILLFYYGIPGLYSNATGNPLQIDPILAGIIVCSINSGAYIAEIVRAGIQSIDRGQMEAARSLGMNERLAMKEIILPQAFKRIIPPLGNEFIALLKDSSLLAVIGVHELLKTGQLYISRTFAAFPVYIAVALMYLILTIVISRIVAYSERRLGVSDRS is encoded by the coding sequence TTGTCCCTTTTATCTTCATATCTGGAACACATAATCAAAGTTTTACCTGACCTGGTAACAGGGTCAATGATAACAATTGAGATAACATCTTTCTCTCTGTTTTTCGGAATGATACTTGGTACGATTTCCGGTCTTGGAAAACTATCCCGAAAAAAAATGTTCAAGTATCCCAGCATTGTTTACATTGATTTTATAAGGGGAACTCCCTTACTGGTTCAGATATTGCTTTTCTACTACGGTATTCCGGGTCTTTATTCCAATGCAACGGGAAATCCATTGCAGATAGACCCGATACTTGCCGGTATAATCGTATGCAGTATAAACAGTGGAGCCTACATTGCAGAGATAGTGCGTGCCGGTATACAATCCATAGATAGGGGACAGATGGAGGCAGCACGCTCACTTGGTATGAATGAAAGACTGGCAATGAAAGAGATTATCCTTCCACAGGCATTCAAGAGAATAATCCCGCCTCTTGGAAACGAGTTCATTGCTCTTTTAAAGGATTCGTCACTTCTCGCTGTAATTGGTGTACATGAACTGCTAAAGACGGGTCAGTTATATATTTCCAGAACCTTTGCAGCTTTTCCGGTATATATTGCTGTAGCATTGATGTACCTGATACTGACAATTGTAATATCACGCATAGTTGCATATTCTGAAAGGAGGCTTGGTGTCAGTGATAGAAGTTAA
- a CDS encoding amino acid ABC transporter ATP-binding protein: protein MSVIEVKGLYKRFGELEVLKGITVDIKKNEVVCVIGPSGSGKSTFLRCLNLLEMPTSGDITIDGEKITDKGININKIREEAGMVFQHFNLFPHKTTLQNIALAPIKVRKLTNEEAEKRAHDLLKKVGLEDKANVYPSALSGGQKQRVAIARALAMHPKVMLFDEPTSALDPEMVGDVLDVMKDLAQAGMTMVVVTHEMGFAREVGDRVLFMDDGVIVEQGTPEEIFSNAKHERTKLFLSKIL, encoded by the coding sequence GTGTCAGTGATAGAAGTTAAAGGCCTTTACAAGAGATTCGGTGAACTTGAAGTATTAAAAGGTATCACTGTAGACATAAAGAAAAATGAAGTGGTTTGTGTCATAGGTCCTTCGGGCTCAGGCAAAAGCACTTTCCTCAGGTGCCTTAATCTTCTGGAAATGCCAACATCCGGTGATATCACCATCGACGGTGAAAAGATAACTGATAAAGGTATCAACATTAATAAGATACGTGAGGAAGCTGGCATGGTGTTCCAGCACTTTAACCTGTTTCCCCATAAAACAACACTTCAGAATATTGCCCTTGCTCCCATAAAGGTCAGGAAGCTCACAAATGAGGAAGCTGAAAAACGTGCCCATGACCTGTTGAAAAAAGTGGGACTTGAAGACAAGGCAAATGTTTATCCTTCTGCACTTTCCGGTGGACAGAAACAAAGGGTTGCAATTGCAAGGGCACTTGCCATGCATCCAAAGGTTATGCTCTTTGATGAACCGACATCAGCACTTGATCCTGAAATGGTGGGAGATGTTCTTGATGTTATGAAAGACCTTGCACAGGCGGGTATGACCATGGTAGTTGTCACTCATGAAATGGGATTTGCAAGGGAAGTAGGAGATCGGGTACTTTTCATGGATGATGGTGTCATAGTTGAGCAGGGAACTCCCGAAGAGATATTTTCCAATGCTAAACACGAGAGGACAAAATTGTTCCTCAGTAAAATACTGTGA
- a CDS encoding GNAT family N-acetyltransferase gives MENDPGKNEIIIRETGEQDIPLIMDFVRSLAEFEGLSDHVLSTEESLREALFGKRPYAEAIIAELGGKPAGFIIFFHNFSSFVGKPGLYIEDIFVHPEFRGMGIGKALMVRCGQIAEERNCGRMEWSMLDWNPAKQFYEHFGGEAQKEWVIYRLDEKGIKDLAEKK, from the coding sequence ATGGAAAACGATCCAGGGAAAAATGAAATAATTATCCGGGAAACAGGTGAACAGGACATTCCCCTCATTATGGACTTTGTAAGGTCATTAGCCGAATTCGAGGGTCTTAGCGACCATGTCCTTTCAACAGAAGAAAGTCTTAGAGAAGCACTCTTTGGAAAAAGACCGTATGCAGAAGCAATAATAGCTGAGCTTGGCGGTAAACCAGCAGGATTTATAATATTCTTTCATAACTTCTCTTCCTTCGTTGGTAAGCCCGGTTTGTATATTGAAGATATATTTGTCCATCCGGAATTCCGCGGAATGGGTATTGGAAAAGCGCTAATGGTCCGTTGCGGACAGATTGCAGAAGAACGAAACTGTGGGAGAATGGAGTGGAGTATGCTTGACTGGAATCCTGCAAAACAATTCTATGAACACTTTGGTGGTGAAGCCCAGAAAGAATGGGTAATATACAGGTTGGACGAGAAAGGCATAAAAGACCTTGCAGAAAAGAAGTGA
- a CDS encoding DUF1638 domain-containing protein, protein MPLLTILSCKILQDEVVHILENDPSVDEILVVANGQEDDFASKLQKTGLKFRFLSPDRLPDDTESYKNDPTRYSVMVYMVELALHEFPKILKTEVYKLLEELSKYSSGILLFYGLCGNVFDKIETDFEHLGTSCPVRILRDETRTVDDCVGATLGGCSEYLSTLKKFSDKGTFLFTPMYAHAWREIMRVDPEKPDKTIKMLRKVNEITGYKRVAKIKTGLSHTDNFDEKVAEFAEIFDFEVLEIEGCQNIFEDCYTSIKKEIVGC, encoded by the coding sequence ATGCCACTGCTGACAATATTATCGTGCAAAATTCTTCAGGATGAGGTTGTTCACATTCTGGAAAATGATCCATCAGTAGATGAAATACTGGTTGTTGCCAATGGGCAGGAGGATGACTTTGCCTCCAAACTTCAAAAAACAGGTCTCAAGTTTCGGTTCTTGTCTCCTGATAGATTGCCTGATGATACTGAAAGCTACAAGAATGATCCCACTCGTTATTCTGTTATGGTGTATATGGTTGAGCTTGCATTACATGAGTTTCCAAAGATCCTCAAAACAGAAGTATACAAACTACTGGAAGAACTAAGCAAGTATTCCAGCGGTATCCTCCTCTTTTATGGGCTTTGCGGAAATGTGTTTGACAAGATAGAAACCGATTTTGAACATCTTGGAACATCATGTCCTGTGAGGATACTAAGGGATGAAACACGAACAGTTGATGATTGTGTAGGTGCTACTCTGGGTGGCTGTAGTGAATATCTTTCGACTCTCAAGAAATTCAGTGACAAGGGGACATTCCTGTTCACACCTATGTATGCACATGCCTGGCGTGAGATCATGAGAGTCGACCCTGAGAAACCTGATAAAACGATTAAGATGCTCAGGAAGGTCAATGAGATCACCGGATACAAACGGGTTGCCAAGATAAAGACCGGATTATCCCATACAGATAACTTTGATGAGAAAGTAGCTGAGTTTGCAGAGATTTTTGATTTTGAGGTTCTGGAAATCGAAGGTTGCCAGAATATATTTGAGGACTGCTATACTTCCATCAAAAAAGAGATAGTCGGTTGCTAG
- the msrA gene encoding peptide-methionine (S)-S-oxide reductase MsrA: MRSREELLNEGYEIATFAAGCFWGVESTFRKVKGVEFTQVGYTGGSKEDPTYKEVCTGTTGHAEAVEIVFNPSVVPYEKLLELFWELHDPTSLNRQGPDIGTQYRSAIFYHSAEQRNAAIASKMNREKSGKYSREIVTQILPAGPFYRAEEYHQQYFDKMGNDGGCILKY; this comes from the coding sequence ATGAGATCAAGGGAAGAGTTACTTAATGAAGGTTACGAAATAGCAACATTTGCAGCCGGTTGTTTCTGGGGTGTGGAATCAACATTTAGAAAAGTAAAGGGTGTGGAATTCACTCAGGTGGGCTATACCGGTGGATCAAAGGAAGATCCAACGTACAAAGAAGTATGCACAGGAACCACCGGGCATGCAGAAGCTGTAGAGATTGTTTTTAATCCATCGGTTGTGCCTTACGAAAAGTTATTGGAGCTTTTCTGGGAATTGCATGATCCTACCAGTCTCAACAGGCAGGGACCGGATATTGGAACACAATATCGTTCTGCTATATTCTATCATAGTGCTGAACAAAGAAACGCTGCCATAGCCTCAAAGATGAATCGGGAAAAATCAGGGAAATATTCCAGAGAGATCGTAACTCAGATATTACCTGCAGGACCATTCTATCGTGCAGAGGAATACCACCAGCAATATTTCGATAAAATGGGTAATGATGGCGGATGTATTCTAAAATATTAA
- a CDS encoding PAS domain S-box protein, producing the protein MNEERYRLFFGNLSHAVLIHRKGQIMDANIEACKLLGYTREQLITKNLLSFVVGRDNNTEKSINGEFAQFELKLRRTDGTVMDVEITSSPVDEGDNSIQGIIICDITEHKNADNNLKNQLHFVETLLDTIPSPIFYKNKNNVYIGCNKAFSKEIIGVPKTEIIGKTLFDFPYSIPYEMTSVYHKYDMELMLHGGTQVYEGIVRKTDGTSGNFIFNKASFTDSSGKIIGIVGVMLEITEYKKAANSLIEKTTLLEGLLESLPDMVFFKDMDGVYLGCNPILSEFMGRSVEDIVGKNDFDLFDEDTARFFREKDKKVIESDSSRKNEEWLDYPDGYKVLFETFKAPLKTPDGKLIGSLGVSRDITARKNAEQLMLEAKIAAEIANRTKNEFIANMSHELRTPLNSIIGFSDVLLEQMFGELNNEQEKYLGHISGSGRQLLGIINSILDISKIENGEVELYYENMNIVDLIHETIKILKPLAIQKHISIDVQDRSVTGTCELGKTQISQVLYNIIGNAIKFTPQNGSISISIVENEDTFEVSVSDSGIGIPEERMEEIFLPFRQLESHASRRYGGTGLGLALVKEFIEMHGGDIYVKSESGKGSNFIFTIPKKVNGK; encoded by the coding sequence ATAAACGAAGAGAGATACCGGTTGTTTTTTGGAAACTTGTCCCATGCTGTTCTTATTCATAGAAAAGGACAGATAATGGATGCCAATATTGAAGCGTGTAAGTTGTTGGGCTACACCAGGGAGCAATTGATAACAAAGAATCTGCTTTCATTTGTTGTAGGTAGGGACAATAATACTGAGAAAAGTATCAATGGTGAATTCGCCCAATTTGAACTGAAACTTAGAAGAACTGATGGAACAGTAATGGATGTGGAAATTACTTCATCTCCAGTAGATGAAGGGGATAATTCAATTCAGGGAATTATAATATGTGACATTACAGAACACAAAAATGCTGATAATAACCTGAAAAACCAGCTTCATTTTGTGGAAACACTATTGGATACCATTCCAAGTCCTATCTTTTATAAAAACAAAAATAACGTCTACATTGGTTGTAATAAGGCATTTTCAAAAGAAATAATCGGTGTACCTAAAACAGAGATAATTGGAAAAACACTGTTTGATTTCCCTTATTCGATACCTTATGAGATGACTTCTGTGTATCACAAGTACGACATGGAACTAATGTTACATGGGGGAACACAGGTATATGAAGGAATTGTCAGGAAGACCGATGGTACATCAGGTAATTTCATTTTCAACAAAGCCTCTTTTACTGATTCAAGCGGGAAGATAATTGGGATAGTTGGAGTGATGCTTGAGATAACTGAATACAAAAAGGCAGCAAATTCTCTTATTGAAAAGACAACATTACTTGAGGGGTTACTCGAGTCTTTACCGGACATGGTATTTTTCAAGGATATGGATGGTGTATATCTTGGTTGTAACCCAATTTTATCAGAATTCATGGGCCGTTCTGTGGAGGATATCGTTGGAAAGAATGATTTTGATCTTTTTGATGAAGATACAGCAAGATTTTTCCGTGAAAAAGATAAAAAAGTAATTGAATCCGATAGCTCTCGTAAAAATGAGGAATGGTTGGATTATCCTGATGGGTATAAAGTACTCTTTGAGACATTTAAAGCTCCTCTTAAAACACCGGATGGGAAACTTATCGGTTCCCTGGGTGTTAGTCGTGATATCACGGCCCGAAAAAATGCAGAGCAACTAATGCTTGAAGCAAAAATAGCGGCAGAGATAGCAAACCGGACAAAGAATGAATTCATAGCGAACATGAGCCATGAACTTCGTACGCCATTGAATTCAATTATAGGCTTCTCTGATGTTCTGCTTGAACAAATGTTCGGGGAATTGAATAATGAACAGGAAAAATACCTTGGGCATATATCGGGTAGTGGTAGGCAGCTATTAGGTATAATCAATAGTATTCTCGATATTTCTAAAATAGAAAATGGGGAAGTTGAGCTTTATTATGAAAATATGAATATTGTTGATCTTATTCATGAAACTATAAAAATACTCAAACCGCTTGCAATTCAGAAGCATATCAGTATAGATGTGCAGGATAGGTCTGTCACAGGAACATGTGAACTTGGTAAAACTCAGATATCACAGGTTCTTTACAATATTATCGGAAATGCGATAAAGTTCACTCCACAAAATGGATCGATATCTATTTCCATCGTGGAAAATGAAGACACTTTTGAGGTATCGGTGAGTGATAGCGGGATTGGTATTCCTGAAGAACGCATGGAAGAAATATTCCTGCCATTCAGGCAACTCGAATCCCATGCAAGCAGACGATATGGGGGGACAGGACTTGGGCTTGCTCTTGTAAAAGAGTTCATCGAGATGCATGGCGGGGATATATATGTGAAAAGTGAATCCGGAAAAGGAAGCAATTTCATATTTACAATACCCAAAAAAGTAAACGGAAAATGA
- a CDS encoding cytochrome b5 domain-containing protein → MQEFTMEEVAKYNGRDNEKVYVVYDGNVYDVSASEFWDGGEHMGLHEAGTDLTESLDMEAPHETDALEGYPVVGTIKK, encoded by the coding sequence ATGCAGGAATTTACGATGGAAGAAGTTGCAAAGTATAATGGTAGAGATAATGAAAAAGTGTATGTTGTCTACGATGGCAATGTCTATGATGTAAGTGCCAGTGAGTTCTGGGACGGTGGGGAACATATGGGATTACATGAGGCAGGAACAGATCTGACCGAGTCTCTGGATATGGAAGCCCCTCATGAGACTGATGCACTGGAAGGTTACCCTGTAGTGGGTACGATCAAAAAGTAA